CAAAAGACCACCTGCACGGGCGTGGAGATGTTCCGCAAGCTGCTCGACCAGGGCCAGGCCGGCGACAACGTCGGCATCCTGCTGCGCGGCACCAAGCGCGAGGACGTCGAGCGCGGCCAGGTGCTGTGCAAGCCCGGCTCGATCAAGCCGCACACGCACTTCTCGGCCGAGGTGTACGTGCTGAGCAAGGACGAGGGCGGCCGCCACACGCCGTTCTTCAACAACTACCGCCCGCAGTTCTACTTCCGCACGACGGACGTGACCGGCTCGATCGAGCTGCCCAAGGACAAGGAAATGGTGATGCCCGGCGACAACGTGACGATCACCGTCAAGCTGATCGCCCCGATTGCCATGGAAGAAGGCCTGCGCTTTGCCATCCGCGAGGGCGGCAAGACCGTCGGCGCCGGCGTCGTCGCCAAGATCATGGAGTAATCAGATGGCCCAGCAGAAAATCCGCATCCGCCTCAAGGCCTTCGATTACAAGCTGATCGACCAGTCCGCCGCCGAGATCGTCGATACCGCCAAGCGCACCGGCGCCATCGTCAAGGGGCCGGTGCCGCTGCCGACGCGCATGAAGCGCTTCGACATCCTGCGCTCGCCGCACGTCAACAAGTCGAGCCGCGACCAGTTCGAGATCCGCACCCACCAGCGTCTGATGGACATCGTCGACCCGACCGACAAGACGGTGGACGCGCTGATGAAGCTCGACCTGCCGGCCGGCGTGGACGTGGAGATCAAGCTGCAGTAAGCGCAGCCGCAAGGCAAGTCAGTGCCCGCTCTTGGCAGGCTTGCCGGGGTCCGGCTATAATTTCGGGCTCCGCGCCGACAGGTGCGGAGCTTTTTTCAACCTTCTTGTGCCGTTCTCCTGCGGGAGGGCGTCCAACGCAGAAGCCAATTGCAGCGGCTGCGGCGCAAGTTCAGGAGCTAACAACATGAGTCAAAGCAACTCCCTCGGGTTGCTGGGCCGCAAGGTGGGCATGATGCGCCTGTTCACCGATGACGGGGATGCCATTCCTGTCACGGTGCTCGACGTGTCGGGCAACCGCGTGACCCAGGTCAAGACCCAGGAAACCGACGGCTACGCGGCCTTGCAGGTCACGTTCGGCAAGCGTCGTCCCTCGCGCGTGTCCAAGCCGCTGGCCGGCCACCTGGCCAAGGCGGGCGTCGAGGCGGGCGAGATCATCCAGGAATTCCGCGTGACGGCCGAGGCCGCCGGCAAGTACGCCGCAGGCGCCACCGTGCCGGTGGCCGACGTGTTCGCCGTGGGCCAGCAGGTCGACGTGCAGGGCACCTCGATCGGCAAGGGCTACGCCGGCACCATCAAGCGCCACAACTTCGCCTCGCAGCGCGCCTCGCACGGCAACAGCCGCTCGCACAACGTCCCGGGCTCGATCTCCATGGCCCAGGACCCGGGCCGCGTGTTCCCGGGCAAGAAGATGACCGGCCACATGGGCGACGAGACCGTCACCACCCAGAACCTCGACGTCATCCGCATCGACGAAGCGCGCCAGCTGCTGCTGGTCAAGGGCGCCGTGCCCGGCGCCAAGGGCGGCTTCGTCACGGTGCGCCCGGCCGTCAAGGCCAAGGCCGCCGCCGCCGAGAAGGGAGCGAAGTAAATGCAGCTCGAACTCCTGAACGAGCAGGGCCAGGCCGCGTCCAAGGTGGACGCGCCCGAGACCGTGTTCGGCCGTGAATACAACGAGGACCTGGTTCACCAGATCGTCGTCGCCTACCAGGCCAACGCCCGCCAGGGCACCCGGGCCCAGAAGGACCGCCAGCAGGTCAAGCACTCGACCAAGAAGCCGTTCAAGCAGAAGGGCACGGGCCGGGCCCGCGCCGGCATGACCTCCTCGCCGCTGTGGCGCGGGGGCGGCCGCATCTTCCCGAACAGCCCGGAAGAGAACTTCACCCAGAAGATCAACAAGAAGATGTACCGCGCCGGCATGGCGTCCATCTTCTCCCAGCTGGCCCGCGAAGGGCGCCTGGCCGTGGTCGACTCGCTCAAGGTCGATTCGCCCAAGACCAAGCAGCTGGCGGCCCGCTTCAAGGCCATGAACCTCGAGTCGGTCCTGGTGATCGCCGAAGAGGTCGACGAGAACCTGTATCTCGCTTCCCGCAACCTGGCCAACGTGCTCGTCGTCGAGCCGCGTTACGCCGATCCGCTGTCGCTGGTGCACTTCAAGAAGGTGCTGCTCACCAAGGGCGCCCTCGACCAGCTCAAGGAGATGTTCGCATGAGCCGTGTGAACCCCACTCCCGCCGAACGCAAGTTCGACGAAGGCCGCCTGATGCAGGTGCTGGTCGCACCGATCGTCTCCGAGAAGGCGACGCAGGTGGCAGACAAGACCAATGCCGTCACCTTCAAGGTGCTGCAGGACGCCACCAAGCCCGAGATCAAGGCTGCCGTGGAACTGATGTTCAAGGTCGAGGTCACCGGCGTGTCGGTGGTCAACACCAAGGGCAAGACCAAGCGCTTTGGCCGCTCGGTGGGTCGCCGCGACAACGTGCGCAAGGCCTACGTGACGCTCAAGGAAGGCCAGGAGCTCAACCTCTCCGGGGAGGCCGCGTAAATCATGGCAGTCGTGAAGATGAAACCGACCTCGCCCGGCCAGCGCGCCGTGGTCAAGGTCACGCGGGACCACCTGTACAAGGGTGAGCCTTACTCGCCTCTGCTCGAAAAGCAGTTCCAGAAGGCCGGCCGCAACAACAACGGCCACATCACCATCCGGCATCGCGGCGGCGGCAACAAGCACCACTACCGCGTCGTGGATTTCCGCCGCGAGAAGGACGGCATCCCGGCCAAGGTGGAGCGCATCGAGTACGACCCGAACCGCACGGCGCACATCGCCCTGGTGTGCTACGCCGATGGCGAGCGCCGCTACATCATCGCTCCGCGCGGGCTGGAAGTCGGCGCGCAGCTGGTGTCCGGCTCCGAAGCCCCGATCCGCGCCGGCAACACCCTGCCGATCCGCAACATCCCGGTGGGCTCGACCATCCACTGCATCGAGCTGCAGCCCGGCAAGGGCGCGCAGATCGCGCGGTCGGCCGGCACTTCGGCGACGCTGCTGGCCCGTGAGGGCGTCTACGCGCAGGTGCGCATGCGCTCCGGCGAAGTGCGCCGCGTGCACATCGAGTGCCGCGCCACGATCGGCGAGGTGGCCAACGAAGAGCACAGCCTGCGCCAGCTCGGCAAGGCCGGCGCCAAGCGCCACATGGGCATCCGCCCGACGGTGCGCGGCGTCGCGATGAACCCGATCGACCACCCGCACGGCGGCGGCGAGGGCCGCACCGGCACCGGCATGCCGCCGGTCGATCCGTGGGGCAACCTGACCAAGGGCTACCGCACGCGTAATAACAAGCGTACGCAGACGTTCATCGTCTCGCGCCGCAAGAAGTAAGGGGTCGCACAAATGACGCGTTCTCTCAAGAAGGGTCCGTTTGTGGACCACCACCTGGTGGCCAAGGCCGACAAGGCCGTGACCAACAAGGACAAGAAGCCGATCAAGACCTGGTCGCGCCGCTCGATGATCCTGCCCGAGTTCATCGGGCTGACCATCGCCGTGCACAACGGCAAGCAGCACGTGCCGGTCTACATCACCGACCAGATGGTGGGCCACAAGCTGGGCGAATTCGCCCTGACGCGCACCTTCAAGGGTCACCCGGCGGACAAGAAAGTCCAGAAGAAGTAAGGAGCAGACACCATGGAAACCCGTGCAGTCCTCCGCGGCGTCCGCCTGTCCGTCGACAAGGGCCGGCTGGTGGCCGACCTGATCCGCGGCAAGAAGGTGGACCAGGCGCTGAACATCCTGGACTTCACCCAGAAGAAGGCCGCCCTCGTGGTCAAGAAGGTGCTGGAGTCCGCCATCGCGAACGCCGAGCACAACGAAGGCGCCGACATCGACGAGCTGAAGGTCAAGACCATCTACGTCGAGCAGGGCGCCACGCTCAAGCGCTTCACGGCGCGCGCCAAGGGCCGCGGCAACCGCATCAGCAAGCCCACGTGCCACGTGTACGTGACGGTCGGCAACTGAGGCAAGGCAAGAATATGGGACAGAAAATCCACCCGACCGGCTTCCGTCTTTCGGTCAGCCGCAACTGGGCCAGCCGCTGGTACGCCAACAACCGTGACTTCGCCGGCATGCTGGCCGAGGACATCAAGGTCCGCGAGTACCTCAAGAGCAAGCTGAAGAACGCCGCCGTCTCGCGCGTTCTGATCGAGCGCCCCGCCAAGAACGCCCGCATCACCATCTTCTCGGCCCGCCCGGGCGTGGTGATCGGCAAGAAGGGCGAGGACATCGAGGCGCTGAAGAAGGAACTGGCCACCCGCCTGGGCGTGCCGGTCGCCGTCAACATCGAGGAAGTGCGCAAGCCCGAAGTCGATGCCCAGCTGATCGCCGACTCGATTACCCAGCAGCTCGAAAAGCGCATCATGTTCCGCCGCGCCATGAAGCGCGCGATGCAGAACGCCATGCGCCTGGGCGCGCAGGGCATCAAGATCATGTCGGCGGGCCGCCTGAACGGCATCGAGATCGCGCGCACCGAGTGGTACCGCGAAGGCCGAGTGCCGCTGCATACGATGCGCGCCGACATCGACTACGGCTTCTCCGAAGCCAAGACCACCTACGGCGTCATCGGCGTCAAGGTGTGGGTCTACAAGGGCGACACGCTGGGCCGCAGCGACGCGCCGTCGCTGGACTCGACGCCCCGCCCCGAAGGCGAGGAGCGCCGTGGCCCGCGCGGCCCGCGCCGTGACGGCCGCGGCGGCCCCGGCGGCGATCGCCGTGGTCCCTCGCGCGGCCCGCGCGGCGGCGCCGGTGCTGGCTCGACCAGCGCCGCGCCCGCCGACGGCAGCGACAAGCCCCAAGAGGCAACTGGAGGCGCGGATGCGCCGAAACCCGCCGTTAAGCGCGTAGCCCGCAAGGTCGCCGCGCCGGCCGCCACCCCGGCCGACGGCAAGGAGAGTAAACATGCTGCAACCCGCTCGACGCAAGTACCGCAAAGAGCAGAAGGGCCGCAACACCGGCATCGCGACGCGTGGCAACAGCGTCGCCTTCGGTGACTTCGGCCTCAAGTCCACCGACCGCGGCCGCCTGACGGCGCGCCAGATCGAGGCCGCGCGCCGCGCGATCTCCCGCCACGTCAAGCGCGGCGGCCGCATCTGGATCCGCGTCTTCCCGGACAAGCCGATTTCGCAGAAGCCGGCCGAAGTCCGCATGGGCAACGGCAAGGGCAACCCCGAGTTCTACGTGGCCGAGATCCAGCCGGGCAAGGTGCTGTACGAGATCGTGGGCGTGCCCGAGGAGCTGGCGCGCGAGGCGTTCCGCCTGGCGGCGGCCAAGCTGCCGCTGCGCACCACGTTCGTGTCGCGCATGATCGGCGCGTAAGGAGGAAAGCATGAGCAAAGCATCCGACCTGCGCCAGAAGGACGTGGCCGCCCTCGAGACCGAGGTCAAGGATCTGCAGCGGGCCCATTTCGGCCTGCGCATGCAGAAGGCCACCCAGCAACTGAACAACACCGCTTCGCTGCGCGTCACGCGCCGCGACATCGCGCGCGCCAAGACCATCCTGGCCCAGAAGCGCGCCGAGACCGCCAAGTAAGGAGTGACGGACATGACGGAAGCCAAGACTTCTCTGAAGCGCACCCTGGTTGGCAAGGTGGTGAGCGACAAGCGTGCCAAGACCGTGACGGTCCTGGTCGAGCGCCGCGTCAAGCACGAGCTCTACGGCAAGATCGTGGCCCGCTCGAGCAAGTACCACGCCCACGACGAAAAGGGCGAGTACCACGTGGGCGACCTGATCGAGATCACCGAGAGCCGGCCGATCTCCAAGACCAAGAACTGGGTGGCTACCCGCCTGGTGCAGAAGGCCGCGGCGGTCTAAACCCCCTCGCCTTCCCGCGACTTCGAAACGGCCCACAATGTGGGCCGTTTTCTTTTTTCAGACCCAGCAACAGGAGAAATGCACATGATCAAGGTCGGAGACAACCTGCCCGATGTGACGCTGCAGGAGTACTCGGAAGTCGAGGGCAATGGCTGCAGCATCGGCCCCAACCCGGTGAAGGTGAAGGAGGCGGCGGCCGGCAAGACCATCGCCCTGTTCGGCCTGCCCGGCGCCTTCACGCCGACCTGCTCGGCCAAGCACGTGCCGGGCTACGTGCAGCAGTTCGACGAGCTGAAGAAGGCCGGGGTCGACGAGATCTGGTGCGTCAGCGTCAACGATGCCTTCGTCATGGGCGCCTGGGCGCGCGAGCAGAAGACCGGCGGCAAGGTGCGCATGCTGGCCGACGGCAGCGCCGATTTCGCCCGGGCCACCGGCCTGACGCTGGACCTCACCGGCCGGGGCATGGGGGTGCGCAGCACGCGCTACTCCATGCTGGTCAAGGACGGCAAGGTCGCCACGATGAATGTGGAAGGGCCGGGCAAGTTCGAGGTGAGCGACGCCGCCACGCTGCTGGCACAAGCCAAGGGGTAAGCCGGACCTCGCGCCTGCTTCGCTCGGGCGAGCGGTAGGGGCGCGCACAGGCGTGCCCCTTTTTGCTTTTCAGGCCGCCCGTCCGGGGGCTTTCAGCGCTACAGGTCCACCTTCAGGTAGTGCGCGCCGGCGATGGGGTTGTGGTAGTACGGCTCGATCGGGTGGAAACCCAGGTCCTCGTACAAGGCGCGCGCTGCCTCCATGTCGTCCAGCGTATCGAGCAGCACGCAGGCATAGCCACCCTGGCGGGCTGCGTCGAGGATGGCTTCGGCCAGTTGCCGGCCCAGCCCGAACCCGCGGAAAGCCCTGCGCACGTACAGCCGCTTCATCTCGGCGGCGTTGGGGTAGTCGCAGGCGGCCAGCGGCCGCAGCGCACAACAGCCGGCCAGGGCGCCATCGACCCGCGCCAGCAGCAGCGCGCCATGGGGAGCCGCATACTCGCCGGGCAGCGTCTTCAACTCCTCCTCGAACCCCTGGAAGCACAGGTCCACGCCAAGTCCCTGGGCGTATTCGATGAAGATCTCGCGGGTGGCTTCCAGCTCTTCGGCGCTGGCCGGCGTCGCCAGCTCGATCAAGGGTAAGTCGGCCGTGGGCAATCTGGTGGCGGGGGGATGGACGGGCTGGCCAGTTTAGCGGCTGGCCGCAGCGGCTCAAGCTGAGCCGCTCGGCCGGCAGGGGCTAGGTGACCAGCCAGCCGACGGCACCGGCGCACGCGGCAAACAGGCCCAGGGCGGCCAGCCGGGACGCCGCATCGTCGCGCGAAGCCGGCGCCGGGAAGGCCAGCACCTTGTCGCCGCGCAGCATGGGTCCGACCAGGTCGTGCTTCTTCTTCCACTGGTAGAACAGGACCGCCGCGATGTGCAGGCCGAGCAGGCCGACCAGCAGCCATTGGCCGATGTCGGCGTGGTACGCGGTGGCGGCCAGGCCGGTGTCGGTGCCGACCAGCCGGTTCAGCGGTCCCTGGAAGGCGATTTCGTCATCGCTGACCAGCCCGGTGCCGACCTGTGCCAGCAAGGCCA
The sequence above is a segment of the Ramlibacter tataouinensis genome. Coding sequences within it:
- a CDS encoding peroxiredoxin, with translation MIKVGDNLPDVTLQEYSEVEGNGCSIGPNPVKVKEAAAGKTIALFGLPGAFTPTCSAKHVPGYVQQFDELKKAGVDEIWCVSVNDAFVMGAWAREQKTGGKVRMLADGSADFARATGLTLDLTGRGMGVRSTRYSMLVKDGKVATMNVEGPGKFEVSDAATLLAQAKG
- the rpsS gene encoding 30S ribosomal protein S19; this encodes MTRSLKKGPFVDHHLVAKADKAVTNKDKKPIKTWSRRSMILPEFIGLTIAVHNGKQHVPVYITDQMVGHKLGEFALTRTFKGHPADKKVQKK
- the rplP gene encoding 50S ribosomal protein L16, which produces MLQPARRKYRKEQKGRNTGIATRGNSVAFGDFGLKSTDRGRLTARQIEAARRAISRHVKRGGRIWIRVFPDKPISQKPAEVRMGNGKGNPEFYVAEIQPGKVLYEIVGVPEELAREAFRLAAAKLPLRTTFVSRMIGA
- the rplC gene encoding 50S ribosomal protein L3; protein product: MSQSNSLGLLGRKVGMMRLFTDDGDAIPVTVLDVSGNRVTQVKTQETDGYAALQVTFGKRRPSRVSKPLAGHLAKAGVEAGEIIQEFRVTAEAAGKYAAGATVPVADVFAVGQQVDVQGTSIGKGYAGTIKRHNFASQRASHGNSRSHNVPGSISMAQDPGRVFPGKKMTGHMGDETVTTQNLDVIRIDEARQLLLVKGAVPGAKGGFVTVRPAVKAKAAAAEKGAK
- the rpmC gene encoding 50S ribosomal protein L29; amino-acid sequence: MSKASDLRQKDVAALETEVKDLQRAHFGLRMQKATQQLNNTASLRVTRRDIARAKTILAQKRAETAK
- a CDS encoding GNAT family N-acetyltransferase; translated protein: MIELATPASAEELEATREIFIEYAQGLGVDLCFQGFEEELKTLPGEYAAPHGALLLARVDGALAGCCALRPLAACDYPNAAEMKRLYVRRAFRGFGLGRQLAEAILDAARQGGYACVLLDTLDDMEAARALYEDLGFHPIEPYYHNPIAGAHYLKVDL
- the rplV gene encoding 50S ribosomal protein L22, producing METRAVLRGVRLSVDKGRLVADLIRGKKVDQALNILDFTQKKAALVVKKVLESAIANAEHNEGADIDELKVKTIYVEQGATLKRFTARAKGRGNRISKPTCHVYVTVGN
- the rpsJ gene encoding 30S ribosomal protein S10, encoding MAQQKIRIRLKAFDYKLIDQSAAEIVDTAKRTGAIVKGPVPLPTRMKRFDILRSPHVNKSSRDQFEIRTHQRLMDIVDPTDKTVDALMKLDLPAGVDVEIKLQ
- the rplW gene encoding 50S ribosomal protein L23 — protein: MSRVNPTPAERKFDEGRLMQVLVAPIVSEKATQVADKTNAVTFKVLQDATKPEIKAAVELMFKVEVTGVSVVNTKGKTKRFGRSVGRRDNVRKAYVTLKEGQELNLSGEAA
- the rplB gene encoding 50S ribosomal protein L2; its protein translation is MAVVKMKPTSPGQRAVVKVTRDHLYKGEPYSPLLEKQFQKAGRNNNGHITIRHRGGGNKHHYRVVDFRREKDGIPAKVERIEYDPNRTAHIALVCYADGERRYIIAPRGLEVGAQLVSGSEAPIRAGNTLPIRNIPVGSTIHCIELQPGKGAQIARSAGTSATLLAREGVYAQVRMRSGEVRRVHIECRATIGEVANEEHSLRQLGKAGAKRHMGIRPTVRGVAMNPIDHPHGGGEGRTGTGMPPVDPWGNLTKGYRTRNNKRTQTFIVSRRKK
- a CDS encoding cytochrome b/b6 domain-containing protein, translating into MTLHTVRVWDLPTRLFHWGLVACIIGLLATAWAPGSWIVWHARLGYAVLALLVFRLVWGLVGGRWSRFAAFLQAPARVVDYLRGRAHPDHLVGHNPLGAASVLAMLVALLAQVGTGLVSDDEIAFQGPLNRLVGTDTGLAATAYHADIGQWLLVGLLGLHIAAVLFYQWKKKHDLVGPMLRGDKVLAFPAPASRDDAASRLAALGLFAACAGAVGWLVT
- the rplD gene encoding 50S ribosomal protein L4, which translates into the protein MQLELLNEQGQAASKVDAPETVFGREYNEDLVHQIVVAYQANARQGTRAQKDRQQVKHSTKKPFKQKGTGRARAGMTSSPLWRGGGRIFPNSPEENFTQKINKKMYRAGMASIFSQLAREGRLAVVDSLKVDSPKTKQLAARFKAMNLESVLVIAEEVDENLYLASRNLANVLVVEPRYADPLSLVHFKKVLLTKGALDQLKEMFA
- the rpsQ gene encoding 30S ribosomal protein S17, producing MTEAKTSLKRTLVGKVVSDKRAKTVTVLVERRVKHELYGKIVARSSKYHAHDEKGEYHVGDLIEITESRPISKTKNWVATRLVQKAAAV